A region of Antedon mediterranea chromosome 8, ecAntMedi1.1, whole genome shotgun sequence DNA encodes the following proteins:
- the LOC140057387 gene encoding uncharacterized protein, with translation MFRPTFRRSEEGALILEDTSAAVVFNSLRKRPTGKCLTPDDVRQDALKEVCRLGGNTKDECDVLGCYKFQHSKYSGQTFKWMVENVLEYAVCFVIKMANEIPSTSSLSINKFNFKRYLESFPEGKEAIAMKEIKRRRKCPTRQTSYIPVGIKLQKVEDVTDETLSGTDVFDASLQPSTSYAPAQPNTSYEPVSTMPSTTITIKQSEDCLIPDKWKKNLPEIDQQWISKTLFKKSKKGTAELDSTKLKQLWYYPPQPDPLNKNIPMANSYFGHRLLLWLPRKTWQVKLVCPRPECKSYPLTSGGLHGIVRPVLDLDCHYFLATEQLRCSNCKQRQIGWSENILKQLDLEHRLQFPVVLSYHLACDNRVLQLLKYRGLGNSPSQLRQQVLEQHTRRWNERVALYLENCKKFCGSRDDYVIAASKFDEVSKMIPVPSVQWFLTIYCNEVMGRIDELKASITSTFGRVLKIDSTKRIVRKLAGRACGTGAWATNVGNEYGQVLITVLTAAEGCGLNNMTNGIINRYALAGVPPPEILYVDRDCCGHSSIRKMFSAWPDMKIRLDIWHFMRRIAAACSTESHQLYPIFLKRLSACIFEWSADDVERLKLAKREQLIASKKHSNPTDDIILKNISKKEYALHCRRTTRGTRETANLIRELLTSLDGEEGRDTMGVPLLDSEQTWDIWSSQERHIACIQDPEGIPLYTKTSEMLKGGVTLPVYRCARGSTSLESFHLHLNRFIPGERASDLHFQAYLMDGLVRWNANRALAATQSGGPISSTYSGLHQHALNILAEQVIGKKVYKSFIIPNKYTGELIGVEYLYNQSNKVLETQFPVKTDTIYDEDFDEEIYTFDVDEGYDDKTQPDYKPPKRCFKPRNAKEPSPPQLEPLPSCDDNDDDDGEGKAALFDTELEDSTGPDNIPGYAKVEALADYLMQFKEDSGVISQSHAEHVAKLWNNLDAYDKTIKRKARHQDYLTKGRFKKSKTTSVIPGVESTRRCFLGQNTGPAQWPDCNRYMECIITKLCEAYPSTVSIEGKRFQRWPLITKGYKNIRRKVLSNGHLMLFAKLQLMEINRTTLIQWYNRTSKKQERQVLESGISATIPKLVSDKTLLEPLTKPAVLNVHTSAPSFTFVLPKNTSGLATLGNRPSIPVPGEIAKPPPSVPEASSTRIPRTTLLYRKRVAKDISEGKPIKIYKPRTSAIVCSKCKQPRLNKNHTQYYGNWYCAATSDVTFKEWKSAMVAIRRLRQERKKKQQKE, from the exons atgttCAGACCAACTTTTCGGCGCAGTGAAGAGGGTGCCTTAATTCTTGAAGATACATCTGCTGCTGTAGTATTTAACAGCTTGAGAAAACGACCAACTGGCAAGTGTCTAACTCCTGATGATGTACGCCAAGATGCCTTGAAGGAGGTGTGCAGGCTGGGTGGAAACACCAAAGATGAATGTGATGTGTTGGGCTGCTACAAGTTTCAGCATAGTAAATACAGTGGACAAACATTCAAGTGGATGGTCGAAAATGTACTGGAATATGCAGtatgttttgttattaaaatgGCTAATGAAATTCCAAGTACAAGTTCACTTAGTATTAACAAATTCAACTTTAAGAGGTACTTGGAGTCTTTCCCAGAAGGCAAAGAAGCCATagcaatgaaagaaataaaacgCCGCAGGAAATGCCCAACTAGACAGACATCGTACATACCTGTTGGTATTAAGCTACAAAAGGTTGAGGATGTCACAGATGAAACACTTTCTGGTACTGATGTCTTTGATGCTTCTTTGCAACCATCAACCTCATATGCACCAG CTCAACCAAATACATCTTATGAACCTGTTAGTACTATGCCATCCACTACAATAACTATCAAACAGAGTGAAG ATTGTCTCATACCAGATAAATGGAAGAAGAACTTGCCCGAGATCGATCAGCAGTGGATTTCAAAAACCTTATTCAAGAAATCGAAGAAGGGGACTGCAGAGTTGGATTCAACTAAACTCAAACAACTTTGGTATTATCCACCTCAACCGGATCCGCTCAACAAAAACATACCCATGGCCAACAGTTACTTCGGTCATCGTCTTCTTCTTTGGTTGCCCCGCAAGACTTGGCAGGTCAAGCTGGTCTGCCCTCGGCCAGAATGCAAGAGCTATCCACTAACATCAGGCGGCCTCCATGGAATCGTTCGTCCGGTCCTGGATTTAGACTGCCACTACTTTCTTGCAACAGAGCAACTGAGGTGCTCTAATTGCAAACAAAGACAAATTGGCTGgagtgaaaacattttaaagcaaCTTGATTTAGAACATCGCCTTCAGTTTCCTGTTGTACTTTCGTATCACTTGGCCTGCGACAACCGGGTCCTGCAGCTTCTAAAGTACCGCGGTCTCGGTAACAGTCCATCACAGCTTCGCCAACAAGTCTTAGAACAACACACAAGGCGGTGGAATGAGAGAGTGGCTCTCTACTTAGAAAATTGCAAGAAGTTCTGTGGTTCTCGTGATGATTATGTCATTGCTGCTTCTAAATTTGATGAGGTGTCTAAAATGATTCCTGTTCCCTCTGTCCAATGGTTCCTTACCATCTACTGCAACGAAGTAATGGGAAGAATCGACGAACTCAAGGCTTCTATCACATCGACGTTCGGAAGAGTGTTGAAGATTGACTCGACCAAAAgg ATTGTAAGGAAGCTAGCCGGTCGTGCATGTGGAACAGGAGCGTGGGCAACAAACGTCGGAAATGAGTACGGCCAGGTGCTCATTACAGTCCTGACTGCTGCAGAAGGATGTGGCTTAAACAACATGACAAACGGCATCATTAACCGATATGCTTTGGCAGGCGTACCTCCTCCCGAGATTCTCTACGTCGACCGTGACTGCTGCGGTCATTCAAGCATAAGGAAGATGTTCAGCGCCTGGCCTGACATGAAAATTCGTCTGGACATCTGGCACTTCATGAGGAGAATTGCTGCAGCTTGTTCAACAGAATCACATCAGTTGTATCCGATATTTCTCAAACGTCTTTCCGCTTGCATTTTTGAGTGGAGCGCTGACGATGTTGAACGTCTGAAGCTCGCCAAGCGTGAACAGCTCATTGCAAGCAAGAAGCATTCCAACCCAACAGACGACATCATATTGAAAAACATCAGCAAGAAGGAGTATGCTTTACATTGTCGCAGGACAACACGAGGGACTCGCGAGACTGCCAACCTAATCCGAGAGCTGCTGACTTCCCTCGATGGTGAAGAAGGCCGTGACACAATGGGCGTCCCACTCTTAGACTCTGAACAGACCTGGGATATCTGGAGCTCACAAGAGCGACACATCGCCTGCATCCAGGATCCAGAAGGCATCCCGCTCTACACAAAAACCAGTGAGATGCTTAAGGGTGGAGTTACCTTGCCAGTATATCGTTGCGCAAGAGGCTCCACTTCTTTGGAATCGTTTCATCTTCATCTTAACAGGTTTATTCCAG GTGAGCGTGCTAGCGACTTACATTTCCAAGCTTACCTGATGGATGGACTTGTTCGATGGAATGCAAACCGTGCACTAGCCGCTACCCAGTCTGGAGGACCCATCTCCAGTACATATAGTGGACTGCATCAGCATGCTCTCAACATACTGGCAGAGCAAGTGATTGGCAAAAAAGTGTACAAAAGTTTTATCATTCCAAACAAGTACACTGGAGAACTCATCGGAGTGGAGTACCTGTACAACCAGTCGAACAAAGTGCTCGAAACTCAATTTCCTGTCAAAACAGATACCATTTATGATGAAGACTTTGATGAAGAAATTTACACTTTTGATGTTGATGAAGGGTATGATGACAAGACTCAACCAGACTACAAACCACCTAAGCGTTGTTTTAAACCTCGAAATGCTAAAGAACCCTCACCACCCCAGCTGGAGCCCTTGCCTTCATGtgacgataatgatgatgatgatggtgaaggAAAAGCAGCCCTTTTTGACACA gaACTTGAGGATTCCACTGGACCGGACAACATTCCAGGCTACGCCAAAGTTGAAGCCCTGGCAGACTACCTTATGCAGTTTAAGGAAGACAGTGGAGTGATAAGTCAAAGTCATGCTGAACATGTCGCAAAGTTGTGGAACAACCTGGATGCTTATGACAAAACCATTAAGCGCAAAGCACGGCATCAAGATTACCTGACGAAAGGCAGGTTCAAGAAAAGTAAAACTACTTCCGTAATACCTGGTGTCGAAAGCACTCGACG atgcTTCTTAGGTCAGAACACCGGGCCAGCTCAGTGGCCGGACTGCAATCGATATATGGAGTGCATTATTACAAAACTATGTGAAGCGTATCCATCTACCGTATCTATCGAAGGTAAACGTTTCCAGCGCTGGCCGCTCATTACCAAAGGCTACAAGAACATTCGTCGGAAAGTGCTATCGAATGGACACCTGATGTTGTTTGCTAAGCTTCAGTTGATGGAGATAAATCGTACGACACTCATCCAGTG GTACAACAGAACGTCAAAGAAGCAAGAGCGGCAAGTGTTGGAATCTGGCATCTCGGCAACAATACCCAAACTTGTCTCTGATAAAACCCTACTTGAACCTTTAACCAAGCCAGCGGTGCTAAACGTTCATACAAGCGCTCCATCTTTCACATTTGTCCTACCAAAAAACACTTCCGGCCTAGCGACTCTAGGAAACAGACCGTCGATCCCAGTTCCTGGCGAGATAGCAAAACCACCACCGTCAGTCCCTGAGGCTAGCAGTACTCGTATTCCTAGAACTACCCTCTTGTACAGAAAACGAGTGGCTAAAGACATATCGGAAGGGAAACcgatcaaaatatacaaaccaAGAACGTCTGCGATTGTGTGCTCAAAGTGTAAGCAACCAAGATTAAATAAGAACCACACTCAGTACTATGGAAATTGGTATTGTGCTGCAACATCTGATGTGACTTTTAAAGAATGGAAATCGGCTATGGTTGCCATCCGTCGCCTTCGTCAAGAGAGGAAAAAAAAGCAGCAAAAAGAATGA